The sequence below is a genomic window from Haloferax mediterranei ATCC 33500.
TTGCACCGCCGGTGACGGCGATACCCGCCGCACTGGGCGAATCGATGGGGCGCGTCGAGGAGATGGCGTACGTCTCGGTCCCGTTGGTCTTGCCACGGTCTTCGACGAGCGGGAAGTCCTCGTCGATGTCGTACTCGTCGCCGAACTCTTGTTCGAGCAAGCGACGGATGTACTCGCGGCCCTGCGGAATGCTGTCGTCGTCTTCGCGGAGGAGTTTGTACTTGTCGCGGTCTTCGACTTCGTCGATGTCCATTCCGATTGGCATCGTGAGTCCGACGCGGCAGACGTTGTTGTCGTTCGGAAACACCCACGGATACGCCGTGTGGCCGGGCATGTAGCCCCACCAGAACTTGATAGCGCCGTCGACTTCGTCGAACAGTTCCGGCGGGAACTCGCGGTGTTCCTGATACGCGATGTGGTTGACTTCCGTCGACGCGAGTCTGTCCGTGATTGCGAACGGCAGGAAGTCGTCGAGAACCTTGTTCGTGACCGTCCGCTGCGGCCCGTCGGCGAGAATGAGGAAGTCCGCACCCACGTCTTCGCCGTTGGCCAACCGGACGACGTGGCGCGGGTCGGTTTCGCTGCCCGATGCGTCGAGGTCCGTCTCTACGTCGCGGACGGATGCCTTGAGTCGGTACTCCGCGCCTGCTTCCTCGGCACGGCTGCGAAGCCAGTCGTCGAACTTGGCTCGGTGAAACGTGTACCCGAACTCGTCGTACGACGAGTCGAGACCGGTACTTCGGAGTGTTAGCGATTCGTTCGGCCCGATGAATTCGGCTCGGTCGAGGACATCGAGGACGACATCGTCCGGCATCTCGTCCGGGTGAATGTCCATGATGTCCACCCAGTAATCGAGGATGCCGGCCGCGTCCGTTGAATCCGGACCGAGACCCTGTCGGTCCGCTCGGGGGACGCCCTTCTCGAGGACCAAAGCGGAGGCACCGGCCGAGGCGGCAGCGTGTGCCGCTGACGTACCGGCCGGGCCGCCGCCAACGATGGCGACGTCTACGCGTTCCATACCGCAACAGCACTTCGCTCAGGTATTAAACCCCCTGAACCGCCTCGCCGGGTCGAAGCGTGGGTATCGTGTCCTTCGTCACCCGATTTTCGCGCCGTCTCGGTTTCAAAACTCGCGGTATTCGAGACCCATACCACACCCAAATACCGCGTCTGATAACTAGGGACGGAGATTTATGGAGGGAACTGCGCTATATGCGAACCAATGACCGCTGACGAGTCGGGCGACCAGCGAGAGCCTGTGGTATTCCGCGACGAGACGGGCGACCTTGTCTTCGTCGATGGCGGCCCCGCACCGCAGGGCTACGCTCCCGTCGCGTGGAAAATCGGCGAAGATGGGTCTCGGTTCGTTGTCGACCCGACTGTCGACGCGGTAGCCGTCACCCGAACGATTTCGAAGCGACGACCACGGAGGCGCGACCCACTCGATTGACGAATTATCTTTGGTGAGAACTACGCCGCGCCGAATCGGACAGATTCATCACCGACTTCGAGAATCATCGACCATGCGCGACCCCGACATTGTGGTGCTGCGTCAGAAGATACACGGACTGTCTGCCGAGGAGTACGCCGAAACGCTCCGTGAGAGACTCCCAGACCGGGAAGTCGCCCTCGCCAACACGCCGACAGAAGAGCGAGACTTGCTCTCTCGCGCCCGCGTCGCCACTGGGTTCACTCTCGCTGAGGACGTACTCGAAACCGCCGCAAACCTCGACCTGTTTGCCTGCGTCTTCGCCGGTACTGGGCACCTCCCGCTCGAAGCGCTGGAGGCCAACGATATCGTCGTCACCAATGCGTCGGGCGTCCACGGCCCGAACATCGCCGAGCAGGTTCTCGGCAGCATCCTCTATTTCACCCGTCGGTTCCACGTCGCAGAGCGGCACAAACAGGACAATCGCTGGCAGTCCTACCCGACCCACGAACTGCAAGGTTCGACGGTCACCGTCGTCGGACTCGGCGCTATCGGACAGGCCGTCGTCGACAGACTCGAACCCTTCGGCGTGGACACCATCGGCGTTCGCTACTCGCCCGAAAAGGGAGGCCCGACCGACGAAGTCGTCGGCTTCGACGACGAGCAGGGCCTCCACGACGCATTCGCCCGCTCGGAGTACGTCGTCATCGCGTGCCCGCTGACGGACGCCACACGCGGTCTCGTTGACGCGGATGCGTTCAAATCGATGGCACCCGAGACCGTCCTCGTCAACATCGGTCGCGGCCCGGTCGTCGACACCGAGGCGCTGGTCTCCGCACTCCGAAACAACGGTATCCGGGGTGCAGCCCTCGACGTGACCGACCCCGAACCGCTCCCGTCGGACCACGAACTCTGGAACTTCGACAACGTGCTCATCACGCCCCACAACGCGGGCCACACGCCGAAGTACTGGGAACGCATGGCAGATATTATCGCCGAGAACCTCGGCAAGTTGGACGAGGGTGACGATGACCTGCGTAATCGCGTGGTCTAAGCCGGGTCGAATCGACACCCTCGCCACCGCGAATTCGGCGGGAATACGACAGCATCCCTCGCCGAAAGTGG
It includes:
- a CDS encoding D-2-hydroxyacid dehydrogenase, translated to MRDPDIVVLRQKIHGLSAEEYAETLRERLPDREVALANTPTEERDLLSRARVATGFTLAEDVLETAANLDLFACVFAGTGHLPLEALEANDIVVTNASGVHGPNIAEQVLGSILYFTRRFHVAERHKQDNRWQSYPTHELQGSTVTVVGLGAIGQAVVDRLEPFGVDTIGVRYSPEKGGPTDEVVGFDDEQGLHDAFARSEYVVIACPLTDATRGLVDADAFKSMAPETVLVNIGRGPVVDTEALVSALRNNGIRGAALDVTDPEPLPSDHELWNFDNVLITPHNAGHTPKYWERMADIIAENLGKLDEGDDDLRNRVV
- a CDS encoding NAD(P)/FAD-dependent oxidoreductase, with translation MERVDVAIVGGGPAGTSAAHAAASAGASALVLEKGVPRADRQGLGPDSTDAAGILDYWVDIMDIHPDEMPDDVVLDVLDRAEFIGPNESLTLRSTGLDSSYDEFGYTFHRAKFDDWLRSRAEEAGAEYRLKASVRDVETDLDASGSETDPRHVVRLANGEDVGADFLILADGPQRTVTNKVLDDFLPFAITDRLASTEVNHIAYQEHREFPPELFDEVDGAIKFWWGYMPGHTAYPWVFPNDNNVCRVGLTMPIGMDIDEVEDRDKYKLLREDDDSIPQGREYIRRLLEQEFGDEYDIDEDFPLVEDRGKTNGTETYAISSTRPIDSPSAAGIAVTGGAMGATSAFHEGGDHVAVRTGAIAGELAAEGDLSEYNARWKDAIGDEVLRNVAMAKIVHDYGPSNWDKSFKAARKLLDKDEGYKAFGATKLSAGFSAAKLATQYKRTKLKYRNGKYVQLNESEYSV